DNA sequence from the Leopardus geoffroyi isolate Oge1 chromosome A3, O.geoffroyi_Oge1_pat1.0, whole genome shotgun sequence genome:
gggcagagagaggagacacagaatctgaaacaggctccaggctctgagctgtcagcgcagagcccgacatggagctttaaactcatgaactgtgagatcatgacctgagtcgaagtcgaatgcttaaccgactgagctacccaggcaccccaaaagattcttattttaaaataaagtatatgaaaaccattttttaaaaattagctttgaCAATGTCTGACTACCCTTTTATCTtacaaattcaaaataatcatgaGATAAGGCCAgtaaacagaggaagaaaaataagacaggacTTACTTGAAAATAGGGAATTTACGATGTTTATTAGTTACCTGCACGAATTAGCAACAACTTGTACAATGGGGCCAGGTTACAATTAATTCATGTAACACACAAACTTCACTCTGCCATTGACAAGAGCACAACtaagtctcttcaacagatgatTTTATTACCAAACCTACATGCTGGCTTTTGTAACTGTTTCCCAACACCTTGTATAGTATACCTCGATAGCCTTTATGAGTAACAATGTCCCTGAAAGCCCTTCAGAGAGCAGAGGTGAACACTTTCTCATGGAGGAACATCAGCTTTTCTAAGCGAGTTCGTTTCAATAGTGGGAGCCATTCCCAGTGGGATATCTCTACTACACGGTACCCAAGCCGATTCAGCTGCCGCCTCTTCATATTGTGCAGTCCAAGCAGATCCCTGGAACCATAGCAgtattggtttttatttgtcaACTGAATAGCCAGCTTCACTTGTGGGGCCTGCGTGCAAGCTGGGGGACAAGGGCCAGCCATCTCCATAGCCCCCAATCTGTCTGCCACATTGCAAAGGGAGGTCCCCAAAGGTATAGGTGCGTTCTCTAATTCCCTTTCCCGCTGTTCAGTCTCTGATGCAATCTCTCCCTGGAAACATTCTCTTGATTTCCCTTTTAGTAGCTGATTCATCAAATCATCTGTAATGCTGACTCCCACATGCTTAAGCCTTAATTTGGCTTCATCCTTAATTGGTATGGCTTCTTTGTTAAAGGGTAATGGCTTCATGTTAACATCAAGCTGGACCTCTAAGTCAGAAGATCGGGTATGAGgcaaaatcatatggtgtttgatGTACTGGGGCCCACCCAACATGTTCTCTAGTAAAAAGAGAGCTTCCAGGAATTCAGGCTTTGAGCACATATCCTTCCTTGCTAAATTCCACAGCATTTCCGACCCCTCTTGCTGAAGGTGAGCACTAAGACGATTGCCTCTGTAATCTAGACACTCGATGCCAACGGTACCATCAAGAGTATATAGCTCCTTAGTGAGTTCAAACTTACTTCTCTTCTGAGCTAACTTGACGAACCCTGGACTCAAAGCAAAATTGATGAGCTCTAATGGAAAGTACTCAGAGAATGCCAGGCCCAGCAGGCAGGTGAGCAGGTGTTCTGGATATCGACTGAACTCAGGCATCTTTCTGTGAATCTCATTTATCAGGCTAGAATAAAACTCTTCTGTATTGGGTGGCTTATAATTCAGAGTTCCAAAAGACCACAGAATCTTGGCAACATCTTTACTTCGGCAATATGCCACCCTTGGAGGCAAAGAAGCAGCCACAGCATTCATTATCCCTTCATCCAAGATGCGTAAGGCTGAGCAAGCAAGAGTCAGGTGCATGACACCTTGAACTCCTAGAAAAGGAATTCGCTGAGGAGCAATCTGGCCAAATTGCTTCATGAAATTTCCATGATCCACGTGAGTGAAACGGAACATCTTAAGAATATTCACTAAGGCATAACTGCTCAGATGCTGCATGTCAGCACAAGCCAAGTCTCCAATTCTCCGCATGACGTATTCAGAGAGATTACTACTTGATTTAAAGAACCCCAAACAGACTGTACCAACCTCCTCTAAGTTGATCAAATCTATGTACTTGAGAATCAATGATTCCAGTTTTTGCATtaggtcttggggtgcctgacgACTTTCACCTATAATATAAATTAAGTGAATCAGCTGGGACAAGGATAGGTCTTTCCAGTGCAGATTAAGATaactaaaaaagatttttaaaaaccgaGGTACTCTGCGACCCAAGTTTCGCCAGAGATCAGCCACCAAGAGAAGTTGATCCAGACTCATCTCCCACACCTTACTGCAAAATCTGATTTCATACACACCTAGCACTGAATGGGAGTGAGGGATTCCCAAACTGACAAAGGCCTTCAAAATACTGATCAACTCCGGGACATCAAAGAACTGTATGTTTTTCACACTCAGCTGGCAGAGCAAAGCAAAGCTGGTGCTGGACAGCAAAGCAGGATGCTGCTCTGCAGGCAAAGAGCTCAGCTTACAGAAATAATCAGCAATGACTTGAGGCTGGAGATTATCTTGATGAACTGTGACTTTGTGCAAAATTAATTCACCTTCCGAAACAGACAGGGACTGGCAAGTCTCAGATCTGTTATAGCTGTGAAGCTGGTACTCTGGTCTTAGCTGTAGGAAACCTCGGGGGTCTTCAAAGGAATCAAAAATTTCTATATCCTCTTCAACTCCCGCAGGCCTGTGTGAGCCCGGCTTCAACGTGCTGGCCTTAGAGGCAGAAGTCCTGCTGAATTCCAAACCTGGGAAGGCACTGCTGATCGTCAGGATCCTCTGAGAGGAGGAAATGCTATGAATGTTCTCAACTTTTTTGGCAGGATGGCAGAAGCCGCTGTGTTCTGGAGGCTCCTGTCCCCTCGGCTGTGTGTAGCTTCCCACATTCCAATATGTCACACTTTGGGCTGTGCTGTAGGCAAAAGGACTGCAAAACGCTCGATATCCTAAAGGTTTTAACAACTTGAGAGTGGCTGTTGTTCTGGTGTCAGTACTGATCGTTTTGGCAGTCAGAACACAGTCCTTACAGGTTTGTCCAGGCAATTTCTTGTTTACATGGTGCTTGATTAGAGCTGGACAGGGAGGCGTTCCACAGAAACTACCTGGAAATCTTCGGCATATCGCAAGAGCCATGGGTCACAAATGACTGGGCCAGAATTGGTGGTGCCAGATACTGAAAAAAGGGTAGATGAAGAATAAGTGGCTTCCACCTATCACAATACCAAAATTTACACATTATAAGAAATGGATTAAACTACTTGCTGTCCACTCAAGTAAGTTCAATGCTAGTGAATGCCCAAATGACAAGACAGCATACATCAAGGCTACAAACTGCTTCTCCTTGATATCAATGCATAAAGGGCCCACTTGGGAGAATAAGAAAGTTGGTTAAAGCTGCTGCGCTAACACCAAAAGTAAAAAGCGGGACCTGATGTAAAGTTTAACTCATTATACCCACAATAACCCTCCTTGTTCCTAAGCATGAAACTTTTGACTACAGAATTGTTTTCTAATGCTCATTTCCCACAACTTACTCAACTGTTTTCTAATGCTGCTCCTGCACCTGCCAGAAGATGCCTATTCTCCTGTCCAGGCGACTTATCACAGACTTTGAACCACTATCGCAGAGAGGCACACATTTAGGACATATACTCAAAAACTCATTTTGGTGGCAGAAGGCAGCAGCCTGAAGCTCTGCTGTCAATTCATGGGTGGGAAGCAAAAAGCATCTCAAAGCTGGGCTCACGGTTCAGGAAACACCAACTCACACGCCTGCCCCGCTGACGTGGAAGGGGAGCAGCACAGCTTTCCTCTGGAGGCAGCTGATTAGCAATGCTGCCAGGGAGTCAGGTGCTGAAATCTTGCCTCTAGCAGTGCAGGTCCCACTTTCCCCCATGATAGAAACCAGGAGAGCCTACGAAACAGACTCTGCTATACTCTTGCTTTCTCTAAAGGCTTTTAGCTTTCCTCCTACTTGATAAATGCCAACGCCTGACAAGCAAAACCCAGTGAGCCCTGAGCTGCCAAGATGTGGACTTGACAGGGTTGTTGCTGCACAGAATCCCCTGCGGGTTCTGAGGGCGCAAGGGTGACTTTCTTAAATACCTGCCCAACTCCCCTGTCaacctcttcttccttccagagCCCATAGCATGAGAACCAGGTGACCACAGGGCAGGCCAGTGACTTTGTGAGCTACACAGGCTTCTCTGGATGGTAGGAATGTATGCTCTACTTTCTTTGTGAACCAGAGGAGAATTCTTTTACATGAAATCTTTATACGCTTACATCTTTACTATGACCTTGTGGACCATTCCGTCTACCAAGTTTCAATCTATGGGTCCAGATGTTACAGACCAGgtgtcagcaaactatggcccaggAGCCCAAATCTAcccctctgttttttgttttttgttttttttaagagagggagagggggagagggagagagagagacagagaatttcaagGAGGTGCTATGCTCcgagcagagcctgatacagggctcaataccacaaccctgggatcatgacctgagccaaaatcaagagtcggatgctcaaccaactgttCAAATCTGTAGACCTTCATCACACCTTGGGAACTAGTTTGGAAGAaataactgggggggggggggatggaacaaatttttttttttttttttcaacaaaataacTGTGCTACTCTAAAGCaaaaaatcggggtgcctggctggctgagtcggcAGAGTGTGCAATTTgaatcttggggttgtaagttcaagccccacattacatgtagattacttaaaaataaaatgtttaagaaaaaaaaagcaaaaaactgaaaacaatataAGTGTCCATCCAGAAGGAGGGGGCTGGCTTACAGGATAAGTGTGGGGCAAGCATCAACAcaagaaaatacacatacaaatattcaGTGGAACAAACAGAACACAAATGAGTGCCATCACCTAAAATACACTTATATGAAAGGAAAGGAACTATATAACTTCTTTGTGGGGAGACTTTCCATTATATCTTTGATAAAttaacttttccttctttattggTATTGAAACTGCTAATACAGAAGAGTATATGAATTTAACAAATacctttataaataatataattttttttatttcatttttatttgacagaGTGAGTGCGCACACGCCctagaagggggagaggggggaggtgcagagggagagagagaattccaagcagaattccaaattcagcacagagcctgttacggggctccatcccacaatggatcatgggatcatgacctgagctgaaatcaagagtcaaccgactgagcctcccaggcaaccggataaataatataatattattttttattaaaaaaaaaaagtttttttaatgtttatttttgagagagagagagagagagagcgagggagggagggagggagggacagggagacagagcatgagcaggggagggacagacagagggggagacacagaatccaaagcaggctctaggcttcgagctgtcagcacagagcccgatatggggtttgaacccacaaactgtgagatcatgacctgagctgaagtcggatgcttccccgactgagtgacccaggcatcccaaacaatataattttaaaacacattagcGACACCTTGGTAGTTCAGtagggtaagcatctgactctcgattttgtttgtttgtttttaatttttttttgtttattcttgagacagagtgaacaggggaggggcagagagagagggacacacagaacctgaaacagactccaggctctgagctgtcagcacagagcccgacgcggggctcaaacccacgaactgtgagatcatgacctaagccgaagtcggacgcttaaccgactgagccacccaggcaccccttgactctcgattttggctcaggtcatgatgtcatggttcatgagttcaagccccacat
Encoded proteins:
- the FASTKD5 gene encoding FAST kinase domain-containing protein 5, mitochondrial yields the protein MALAICRRFPGSFCGTPPCPALIKHHVNKKLPGQTCKDCVLTAKTISTDTRTTATLKLLKPLGYRAFCSPFAYSTAQSVTYWNVGSYTQPRGQEPPEHSGFCHPAKKVENIHSISSSQRILTISSAFPGLEFSRTSASKASTLKPGSHRPAGVEEDIEIFDSFEDPRGFLQLRPEYQLHSYNRSETCQSLSVSEGELILHKVTVHQDNLQPQVIADYFCKLSSLPAEQHPALLSSTSFALLCQLSVKNIQFFDVPELISILKAFVSLGIPHSHSVLGVYEIRFCSKVWEMSLDQLLLVADLWRNLGRRVPRFLKIFFSYLNLHWKDLSLSQLIHLIYIIGESRQAPQDLMQKLESLILKYIDLINLEEVGTVCLGFFKSSSNLSEYVMRRIGDLACADMQHLSSYALVNILKMFRFTHVDHGNFMKQFGQIAPQRIPFLGVQGVMHLTLACSALRILDEGIMNAVAASLPPRVAYCRSKDVAKILWSFGTLNYKPPNTEEFYSSLINEIHRKMPEFSRYPEHLLTCLLGLAFSEYFPLELINFALSPGFVKLAQKRSKFELTKELYTLDGTVGIECLDYRGNRLSAHLQQEGSEMLWNLARKDMCSKPEFLEALFLLENMLGGPQYIKHHMILPHTRSSDLEVQLDVNMKPLPFNKEAIPIKDEAKLRLKHVGVSITDDLMNQLLKGKSRECFQGEIASETEQRERELENAPIPLGTSLCNVADRLGAMEMAGPCPPACTQAPQVKLAIQLTNKNQYCYGSRDLLGLHNMKRRQLNRLGYRVVEISHWEWLPLLKRTRLEKLMFLHEKVFTSAL